A window of Enoplosus armatus isolate fEnoArm2 chromosome 3, fEnoArm2.hap1, whole genome shotgun sequence contains these coding sequences:
- the c3h1orf50 gene encoding uncharacterized protein C1orf50 homolog: MDRTVSLPSQPDRTTTVTLVESSSAPSGLELVSSYQTNRVGDPMDLVALAGQVQKGDEFIKANACNKLTVIADQIRYLQEQARKVLEEAKRDADLHHAACNIVKKPGNMYYLYQRPSGQKYFSIISPKEWGPSCPHLFVGAFKLQHDMSWTPIDEVEKRDSEIAIMDKLLSQQTALPPYTGPNFKGLPE; the protein is encoded by the exons ATGGACAGGACGGTCAGCCTCCCCAGCCAGCCCGACAGAACCACCACAG TGACTCTGGTTGAGAGCAGCAGCGCCCCCAGCGGGCTGGAACTGGTCAGTTCCTACCAGACCAACAGAGTGGGAGACCCCATGGACCTGGTGGCCCTGGCAGGACAAGTACAGAAG GGAGATGAATTCATTAAAGCCAACGCTTGCAACAAACTGACGGTCATCGCCGACCAGATCAGATACCTGCAGGAGCAGGCGAGAAAG gTTTTAGAAGAGGCTAAAAGAGATGCTGACCTCCACCACGCTGCCTGTAACATTGTGAAAAAACCAGGCAACATGTATTACCTCTACCAGCGGCCGTCTGGACAGAAATACTTCTCCATCATCTCTCCTAAG GAATGGGGTCCAAGTTGTCCTCACCTGTTTGTCGGTGCATTCAAACTTCAACACGACATGTCCTGGACCCCCATAGACGAGGTGGAGAAGAGGGACTCGGAGATCGCCATCATGGACAAACTTCTCAGCCAGCAGACGGCCTTACCGCCGTACACGGGACCCAACTTCAAGGGCCTCCCCGAATGA
- the ap5b1 gene encoding AP-5 complex subunit beta-1, which produces MAANWAERISAFSRSPSRFLSGTTAEAFLAELLRELRDDRASYSVKVLLLSPLCEHPTLLCPPDSVGEETALELMSVFAQCPPKSAQFRCHLLLALTSVLVCTSCVSSRSRASQDFLDLLLQLAQDTSDLHADGALRSLRATACDCLRELEACSPGLLSQRLELFGGLRQRETSRLHQAYAGLHALVLRNAVFQLTQEKGAGAEHLKALLGGNTSVAWEAQQESDLMNNKDSAVLSSLILGPMGTVPTLQTGPDCKELRSVLSSLLEESYLLTPLCQAALLHRLTEVVAMVPGVPPAVFRSQLLRLLGTSEVCLLHTTLLMKSAFTDSLFSAEDEAFVLKRLVVLSQHPLLSTPEKLFYVACILHFPENRPIGCGDGDETLPVLLTPRLASALVPTVFNDSTTMLARLNLLSLVYLEEGEGEEGRGLAYLFEHLVSLLHVVEHGGSREIVVTFFRAAFLFLFYFCHVERYSSSLMEKLCKLYLRHTHLAPHLINLADQTQDKLTESNWAVGLLKALQGVITEAPLAQLTLQDLSWHLKTLARVAEEGEIPQHSTLGFLSSAITPSSYSLCVSGDWRLGNSLLGVCRRLLVHPSLDSLLTPLAGILQHLACRYGDTDTQDHARLYFTLLTTLSREKLAGVLAQGSTDGGRQVKKRSLSCIMAEGEGLTSVLTIHQTDKAVFRLVEAHSEPRGQTDEESNQSETESCPGEVSAALEAYRAQFDDPRFASEITLNYQLTHSEAVDSRFDQLFSIHLHFNLTDDHYEELSDISVPCLFRERPSPKVRLRLKPRRPYPTTLRASAIFTTQDGLSWLTALPDVQVAFQQAFMPAPAPPAWGRGGKLSLFEGLWDEVSSESGQKDPADCATSLFCCQLKEAALIGLVEKHFLPYLTSDLSDDEQEFKVLLFLPPRSHALLKIRSEEDAVHFDIATDNWQLLPHISSYLLTITSPQTDTHS; this is translated from the exons ATGGCGGCGAACTGGGCCGAGAGGATCTCTGCTTTCTCCCGCAGTCCGTCGCGCTTCCTCTCCGGGACAACGGCTGAGGCTTTCCTGGCTGAGTTGCTCCGTGAGCTCCGAGATGACAGAGCCAGTTACAGtgtcaag GTCCTCCTGTTGTCCCCGCTATGCGAGCACCCGACTCTGCTGTGTCCCCCCGACTCAGTGGGTGAGGAGACAGCCCTGGAGCTGATGTCAGTGTTTGCCCAGTGTCCTCCCAAGTCTGCCCAGTTCCGTTGTCACCTCCTCCTGGCCCTCACCTCTGTGCTAGTCTGCACGTCCTGCGTGAGCAGCCGTTCCCGCGCATCTCAGGACTTCCTCGACCTGCTCCTTCAGCTAGCCCAGGACACCAGTGACCTACACGCCGACGGTGCTCTTCGTTCTTTACGGGCCACGGCTTGCGACTGCCTGCGGGAGCTGGAGGCCTGCTCTCCGGGCCTTCTCTCCCAGCGCCTCGAGCTCTTCGGTGGCCTCCGGCAGCGAGAAACCTCCCGGCTCCACCAGGCCTACGCAGGACTCCATGCTTTGGTGTTAAGAAACGCTGTGTTTCAGCTCACCCAGGAAAAAGGAGCTGGCGCTGAGCATCTTAAGGCTCTTCTGGGAGGAAATACATCTGTTGCATGGGAAGCACAGCAGGAGTCAGACCTGATGAATAACAAAGACTCGGCCGTGCTGTCCTCTCTCATCCTGGGACCCATGGGCACAGTGCCAACCCTCCAGACTGGGCCCGATTGTAAGGAGTTGCGCTCagtcctgtcctccctcctggAGGAGTCCTACCTCCTCACCCCTCTGTGTCAGGCTGCACTGCTCCATCGACTGACGGAGGTGGTTGCCATGGTGCCTGGTGTCCCTCCAGCCGTATTCAGGTCTCAGCTGCTGCGACTGCTGGGCACGAGCGAG GTTTGCCTCCTTCACACCACCCTGCTGATGAAGAGTGCGTTCACTGACAGCCTGTTCAGCGCGGAAGACGAAGCTTTCGTCCTCAAGCGGCTGGTGGTGCTCTCCCAGCACCCGCTGCTGAGCACACCCGAGAAGCTCTTCTATGTGGCCTGTATCCTGCACTTTCCTGAGAACCGGCCAATCGGCTGTGGCGACGGCGACGAGACCCTCCCCGTGCTGCTGACTCCGCGGCTAGCCTCGGCCCTGGTGCCCACCGTGTTCAACGACAGCACCACCATGCTGGCCCGCCTCAACCTGCTGTCTCTGGTCTacctggaggagggggagggggaggagggcaggGGGCTGGCCTACCTCTTCGAACACCTCGTCTCGCTGCTCCACGTTGTGGAACACGGAGGCAGCCGAGAGATTGTTGTTACCTTTTTCAGAGCcgccttcctcttccttttctaCTTCTGCCACGTGGAGCGCTACTCCAGCAGTCTGATGGAGAAGCTGTGTAAGCTCTACCTCCGCCACACCCACCTGGCCCCACACCTCATCAACCTGGCCGACCAGACCCAGGACAAGCTCACTGAGTCCAACTGGGCTGTAGGGCTCCTGAAGGCCCTCCAGGGAGTCATCACCGAGGCCCCGCTCGCCCAGCTCACCTTACAGGACCTCAGCTGGCACCTCAAGACGCTGGCTCGAGTGGCGGAGGAAGGAGAAATCCCCCAGCACAGCACCCTGGGCTTCCTGTCCAGCGCCATCACGCCGTCTTCGTACTCTCTGTGCGTGAGCGGTGACTGGCGTCTGGGGAACAGCCTGCTGGGGGTGTGCCGCCGCCTCCTCGTCCACCCCAGCCTGGACTCGCTGCTCACCCCCCTGGCCGGCATCCTGCAACATCTCGCCTGCCGCTACGGAGACACGGACACCCAGGACCACGCCCGCCTCTACTTCACCCTGCTGACCACGCTGTCCAGAGAGAAGCTGGCCGGGGTGCTGGCGCAGGGTTCGACCGACGGAGGGCGGCAGGTCAAGAAGCGATCGCTGTCCTGCATCATGGCTGAGGGCGAGGGGCTGACGAGCGTGCTAACCATTCACCAGACGGACAAAGCCGTATTCCGGCTGGTCGAGGCCCATTCTGAGCCTCGAGGACAAACTGATGAAGAAAGTAACCAGAGTGAGACGGAGAGCTGCCCAGGAGAGGTGAGCGCAGCGCTGGAGGCCTACAGAGCTCAGTTCGACGACCCCCGCTTTGCCTCAGAAATCACCTTAAACTATCAGCTGACTCATAGTGAAGCTGTTGACTCGCGCTTTGATCAGCTCTTCAGCATCCACCTCCACTTCAACCTCACAGACGACCACTACGAAGAACTGAGCGACATCAGTGTCCCGTGTCTGTTCAGAGAGAGGCCGTCGCCCAAGGTGAGGCTGAGACTGAAGCCCCGGCGGCCCTACCCCACCACCCTCCGTGCCAGCGCCATCTTCACCACCCAGGACGGACTCTCCTGGCTCACCGCCCTGCCAGACGTCCAGGTGGCTTTCCAGCAGGCCTTCATGCCTGCGCCCGCTCCCCCGGCCTGGGGACGAGGCGGCAAGCTGAGCTTGTTCGAGGGCTTGTGGGACGAAGTCAGCTCAGAGAGCGGACAGAAGGACCCGGCGGACTGTGCCACCAGCCTGTTCTGCTGCCAGCTGAAGGAGGCAGCTCTCATCGGCTTGGTGGAGAAACACTTCCTCCCCTACCTTACATCAGACCTGTCCGACGACGAGCAAGAGTTCAAAGTGCTTCTCTTCCTCCCGCCACGGTCTCACGCGCTGCTGAAGATCAGGTCGGAGGAAGACGCTGTGCACTTCGACATCGCCACAGACAACTGGCAACTTCTGCCTCACATAAGTTCTTATCTACTGACGATCACGtccccacagacagacactcacagCTGA
- the nuf2 gene encoding kinetochore protein Nuf2, whose amino-acid sequence MTENTFPVYTADAIVNFYRTEVLTGQEAKHFTKSDLTPAPKPETVQTLYMRVLHLLYRFRPECHSMVPLLENIQHPAYHEGATAIVSVYMRMRQFLPMCLVYEFSLNDLLAPKKQKTLTVLSGIMNFLHFRKQRMDMVLEKQAKFRADMDRLQAYNKGNLEAEKKIEMLTTIPPEQQAEADELAAALSELQATTMHEYQEVNAKNDSIAEWKTKIAEKTQKVAQVKVDVSNLKEDVGKLKSQIVESPEELKSQMERMRENVKNIKNSIEETDERVVELQSMVQSVTHTEAEIQQMYNLLQDLESSMNNTKQRQEEHQELTAQYEKKQKELKNLCIEEGQLKRALGMKLDKQSKQNIRRQKKRETKEQHVEEVLGQCNQIHQKREDMADKIQEISREAQQLKAKIQSLRDVCSKETGKAQALYDTLSTSMDELHRRIEMHVVDLKRDVTKMSANF is encoded by the exons ATGACTGAAAACACGTTCCCCGTCTATACTGCGGATGCGATAGTGAACTTTTACCGAACAGAAGTTCTCACTGGTCAAGAGGCGAAACACTTCACCAAGAGCGATCTGACCCCTGCTCCGAAG CCCGAGACCGTTCAAACGTTGTACATGAGGGTGTTGCATCTCCTGTACCGTTTCAGACCCGAGTGTCACTCCATG GTTCCACTTTTGGAGAACATTCAGCACCCAGCATATCATGAGGGGGCAACTGCTATCGTTAGCGTCTACATGCGCAT GCGGCAGTTTCTGCCGATGTGCTTGGTGTATGAGTTTTCGCTGAATGACCTTCTAGCTCCCA aaaaacagaagactctGACTGTTCTGAGTGGCATCATGAACTTTCTCCACTTCAGGAAGCAGAGGATGGACATGGTCTTGGAGAAGCAAGCCAAGTTT aGGGCGGACATGGACAGGCTGCAGGCTTACAACAAAGGCAATTtagaagcagagaagaagattGAGATGCTGAC GACCATCCCGCCAGAGCAGCAGGCCGAGGCTGACGAGTTGGCAGCCGCACTCTCCGAGCTGCAAGCCACCACCATGCACGAATACCAGGAAGTG AATGCAAAAAACGACAGCATCGCTGAGTGGAAAACCAAAATTGCAGAGAAGACTCAGAAAGTG gcccAGGTGAAGGTGGACGTCAGCAACCTGAAGGAAGACGTCGGCAAGCTCAAGTCTCAGATTGTGGAGTCtccagaggagctgaagagtcagatggagaggatgagggagaaCGTCAAGAACATCAAGAACTCCATC GAGGAAACGGACGAGCGCGTGGTGGAGCTCCAGAGCATGGTGCAGAGCGTGACTCACACGGAGGCTGAGATCCAGCAGATGTACAACCTGCTGCAGGACCTGGAGAGCAGCATGAACAACACCAAGCAGCGGCAGGAGGAG caccAGGAGCTGACGGCTCAGTatgagaagaagcagaaggagcTGAAGAACCTGTGCATTGAGGAGGGCCAGCTGAAGAGAGCTCTGGGCATGAAGCTGgacaaacagtccaaacagAACATCCgcaggcagaagaagagggagacgAAGGAGCAGCACGTTGAAGAAGTGTTGGG gcagTGTAACCAAATCCATCAGAAGCGCGAGGACATGGCCGATAAAATCCAAGAGATCTCCAGGGAGGCGCAACAGCTGAAGGCCAAGATCCAGAGCCTGAGAGACGTCTGCAGCAAAGAGACAGGGAAAGCTCAG GCTCTGTACGACACCCTCTCGACTTCAATGGATGAGCTGCACAGGAGAATTGAGATGCACGTTGTGGACCTGAAACGCGACGTCACCAAGATGTCTGCCaacttttaa